One genomic segment of Microcella indica includes these proteins:
- a CDS encoding TrkH family potassium uptake protein produces MASRARMRGNAPRVARTPLQRLRDATNDVLASSPARFAIIVFTVLIGLVTTLLMLPIASASGEPTPFADALFTAVSAICVTGLVTVDMATHWSVFGNVVIVLALQIGGIGVLTLASILGLVVSRRLGLRAKLLAASDTNAARTHGGPVSESQAVRLGEIGNLLVTVAVSALLIELVLFAIILPRLLLAGFDVWTSIWQGFYLAASAFTNTGFVPLVDGMEQFSADPWMLITIAVGVFLGSLGFPVIFALTRFARFRARLTVHAKLTIVTTLVLILVGMIVILLLEWNNAMTLGDQDYANRPLTAFFVSVMTRSGGFSPIDIGAMNGSTLLALDMLMFVGGGSASTAGGIKVTTLAVLFLAAFAEARGDRDIEVFERRIPTDVLRLAVSIVLWGATIVSASSIAILHITKAPLDIVLFDVISAFATCGLSAGLTTNDLPDSAKYILAATMWAGRVGTVTLAASLAAAQRRQLFRRAEERPIVG; encoded by the coding sequence ATGGCCAGCAGGGCGCGCATGCGCGGCAACGCGCCGCGAGTCGCGCGCACGCCCCTCCAGCGACTGCGCGACGCCACCAACGACGTTCTCGCCTCCTCCCCCGCCCGCTTCGCGATCATCGTCTTCACGGTGCTCATCGGCCTCGTGACGACGCTCCTCATGCTGCCCATCGCGAGTGCGAGTGGTGAACCGACTCCGTTCGCCGACGCACTCTTCACGGCCGTCTCTGCCATCTGCGTGACCGGGCTCGTGACCGTCGACATGGCCACACACTGGTCGGTGTTCGGCAACGTCGTGATCGTCCTCGCGCTGCAGATCGGCGGGATCGGCGTGCTCACGCTCGCCAGCATCCTCGGTCTGGTCGTCTCGCGGCGCCTCGGCCTGCGCGCCAAGCTCCTCGCGGCGAGCGACACGAACGCCGCCCGGACGCACGGCGGGCCTGTGTCGGAGTCGCAGGCCGTGCGCCTCGGCGAGATCGGCAACCTCCTCGTCACGGTCGCGGTGAGCGCGCTCCTCATCGAGCTCGTGCTCTTCGCGATCATCCTGCCGAGACTGCTGCTCGCCGGCTTCGACGTGTGGACGTCGATCTGGCAGGGCTTCTACCTCGCCGCCTCCGCGTTCACCAACACGGGATTCGTACCGCTCGTCGACGGCATGGAGCAGTTCTCGGCAGACCCGTGGATGCTCATCACGATCGCCGTGGGGGTGTTCCTCGGCTCCCTGGGCTTCCCCGTCATCTTCGCGCTCACGCGCTTCGCGCGGTTCCGCGCGCGCCTGACCGTGCACGCCAAGCTCACGATCGTCACGACCCTCGTGCTCATCCTCGTGGGCATGATCGTGATCCTGCTGCTCGAGTGGAACAACGCCATGACTCTCGGCGACCAGGACTACGCGAACCGGCCGCTCACCGCGTTCTTCGTCTCGGTGATGACGCGCTCGGGCGGCTTCAGCCCCATCGACATCGGCGCGATGAACGGCTCGACCCTGCTCGCGCTCGACATGCTCATGTTCGTCGGGGGCGGCAGTGCATCCACAGCAGGTGGCATCAAGGTGACGACGCTCGCGGTGCTGTTCCTCGCCGCGTTCGCGGAGGCCCGCGGCGACCGCGACATCGAGGTGTTCGAGCGACGCATCCCGACCGACGTGCTGCGCCTCGCGGTCAGCATCGTGCTGTGGGGGGCCACGATCGTCTCCGCATCCTCGATCGCCATCCTGCACATCACGAAGGCTCCGCTCGACATCGTGCTGTTCGACGTCATCTCGGCGTTCGCGACGTGCGGGCTCTCGGCGGGTCTCACGACGAACGACCTGCCGGACTCGGCGAAGTACATCCTCGCTGCCACCATGTGGGCGGGGCGCGTTGGTACAGTGACCCTCGCCGCGTCGCTCGCGGCGGCGCAGCGCCGGCAGCTGTTCCGGCGAGCAGAAGAGAGGCCGATCGTTGGTTGA
- a CDS encoding winged helix-turn-helix domain-containing protein — MSLAALDRTAPTLDPTRTPDVPSSPVRFGSPDAPTPAASGTPRVRTVPEGTEARGFVLYVGLDEAKAAAAGIDLGRLVNELKRVTAELAPQSQTHAAVALAPAGAGGRDVDVVRLALQDPAALARYRRGPEPAEKPVEGVVIDISRKRVLLDGETAALTYKEFELLQYLVLREGKTIERAQLIAALWADAAEGDDVPNERTIDVHVRRLRSKLGGYEDIVRTVRGAGYRFDRHADVVIRYASTPSPDFF; from the coding sequence ATGTCTCTCGCCGCCCTCGACCGCACCGCTCCGACCCTCGACCCCACCCGCACGCCCGACGTGCCGAGCTCCCCCGTCCGTTTCGGCTCGCCGGACGCCCCCACCCCAGCCGCGTCTGGCACACCCCGCGTGCGCACCGTGCCCGAGGGCACCGAGGCGCGCGGCTTCGTGCTCTACGTCGGCCTCGACGAGGCGAAGGCCGCCGCCGCCGGCATCGACCTCGGTCGCCTCGTGAACGAGCTCAAGAGGGTGACCGCCGAGCTCGCCCCGCAGTCGCAGACCCACGCCGCCGTGGCCCTCGCCCCGGCCGGGGCGGGCGGGCGCGACGTCGACGTCGTGCGCCTCGCGCTGCAGGACCCGGCCGCACTCGCGCGGTACCGCCGCGGACCGGAGCCCGCCGAGAAACCGGTCGAGGGTGTCGTGATCGACATCTCCCGCAAGCGCGTGCTGCTCGACGGCGAGACCGCCGCGCTCACCTACAAGGAGTTCGAGCTGCTGCAGTACCTCGTGCTGCGGGAGGGCAAGACCATCGAGCGTGCCCAGCTCATCGCGGCTCTGTGGGCCGACGCGGCCGAGGGCGACGATGTGCCCAACGAGCGCACGATCGACGTGCACGTACGACGACTGCGGTCGAAGCTCGGCGGTTACGAGGACATCGTGCGCACCGTGCGCGGTGCCGGCTACCGCTTCGACCGGCACGCCGACGTCGTCATCCGGTACGCCTCGACGCCGAGCCCGGACTTCTTCTAG
- a CDS encoding ArsR/SmtB family transcription factor, protein MADIFDVIADATRRELLQHLLDAALAADASSGELSVGELVERMDATQPTVSKHLKVLREHGLVTVREEGQHRYYRVEASPLEEVEDYLVPFLSAGADGLEPVTSPVFTAWAGADVERAGSTVGRVAAGASHQARTVVHEAQERLHGVQERLHEVQESVTQKLPWKRGES, encoded by the coding sequence ATGGCCGACATCTTCGACGTGATCGCGGACGCAACGCGGCGCGAACTCCTCCAGCACCTGCTCGACGCGGCGCTCGCCGCGGACGCCTCATCGGGAGAGTTGAGCGTGGGAGAGCTCGTCGAGCGCATGGACGCGACCCAGCCCACCGTCTCCAAGCACCTCAAGGTGCTGCGCGAGCACGGTCTCGTGACCGTGCGTGAGGAGGGGCAGCACCGCTACTACCGGGTCGAAGCGAGCCCGCTCGAGGAGGTCGAGGACTACCTCGTGCCGTTCCTGAGCGCCGGTGCCGACGGGCTCGAGCCCGTCACGAGCCCCGTCTTCACGGCGTGGGCCGGGGCGGATGTCGAGCGTGCCGGCAGCACGGTCGGTCGCGTCGCGGCCGGGGCCTCGCACCAGGCGCGCACGGTCGTGCACGAGGCTCAGGAGCGCCTGCACGGCGTGCAGGAGCGGTTGCACGAGGTGCAGGAGTCGGTCACGCAGAAGCTGCCCTGGAAGCGCGGCGAGAGCTGA
- a CDS encoding HAD family hydrolase translates to MSDTAADAGPAAAPSPTPIVAFFDVDNTLMRGASVYHLGRAAWKRGYVTFGDIVRFGWKQMRFIAVGENHRHQVAVRDRALELIAGHTEAELEELAIETYEKRIERLLLPETVGLAQDHRDKGHEVWLITATPEACARVIAERLGLTGAIGSRIVSVDGVFTGELLGHVMHGPHKATAAAQLVAERGAELADCWAYSDSRNDIPLLELVGNRVVVNPDAALARYAKARSWSILTAGAASIRAARRRVRREARAVARSARRQR, encoded by the coding sequence ATGTCTGACACCGCCGCCGACGCCGGGCCTGCAGCTGCACCGAGCCCGACCCCGATCGTGGCGTTCTTCGACGTGGACAACACGCTCATGCGAGGGGCGAGCGTGTACCACCTGGGTCGCGCGGCCTGGAAGCGCGGCTACGTGACCTTCGGCGACATCGTGCGGTTCGGCTGGAAGCAGATGCGCTTCATCGCCGTCGGCGAAAACCACCGCCACCAGGTCGCCGTGCGCGACCGCGCGCTCGAGCTCATCGCTGGCCACACCGAGGCCGAGCTCGAGGAGCTCGCGATCGAGACCTACGAGAAGCGCATCGAGCGGCTGCTGCTGCCGGAGACCGTGGGGCTCGCCCAGGATCACCGCGACAAGGGTCACGAGGTGTGGCTCATCACCGCGACCCCGGAGGCCTGCGCCCGGGTCATCGCCGAGCGGCTCGGGCTCACGGGTGCGATCGGCTCGCGCATCGTGAGCGTCGACGGCGTGTTCACGGGCGAGCTGCTCGGCCACGTCATGCACGGGCCGCACAAGGCGACGGCCGCGGCTCAGCTCGTCGCCGAGCGCGGTGCCGAGCTCGCCGACTGCTGGGCGTACTCCGACTCGCGCAACGACATCCCTCTGCTCGAACTCGTGGGCAACCGCGTGGTCGTGAACCCCGATGCGGCCCTCGCGCGCTACGCGAAGGCACGCTCGTGGTCGATCCTCACCGCGGGTGCCGCGAGCATCCGCGCCGCACGCCGGCGCGTCCGTCGCGAGGCGCGCGCGGTTGCGCGGTCGGCGCGCCGCCAGCGCTGA
- a CDS encoding helix-turn-helix domain-containing protein encodes MDRDLSDVRFLTVAEVADMMRVSSMTVYRMVHAGDLPAIRFGRSFRIPESAVVSAIDTPISDVG; translated from the coding sequence ATGGACCGCGACCTGAGCGACGTGCGCTTCCTGACGGTGGCGGAAGTCGCCGACATGATGCGCGTCTCCTCGATGACCGTGTACCGCATGGTGCACGCGGGCGACCTGCCGGCGATCCGCTTCGGGCGCTCGTTCCGCATCCCCGAGTCGGCCGTCGTATCGGCCATCGACACGCCCATCAGCGACGTCGGCTAG
- a CDS encoding nucleoside deaminase, translated as MAVVSASDREAMREALAEARVALETGDVPVGAVVLDAQGRVIARGRNSRERDSDPTAHAEVVALREAGRASGDWQLSGCTLVVTLEPCVLCAGAILAARVDRVVFGAWDEKAGAAGSVVDLLRERRLPYRVREVVAEVDAEESAQLLRDFFSERRP; from the coding sequence ATGGCCGTCGTGAGCGCGAGCGACCGCGAGGCGATGCGCGAGGCGCTCGCCGAGGCGCGCGTCGCCCTCGAGACGGGGGATGTGCCGGTCGGGGCCGTGGTACTGGATGCTCAGGGCCGGGTCATCGCGCGTGGCAGGAACTCCCGAGAGCGCGACAGCGACCCGACTGCCCACGCCGAGGTCGTCGCGCTGCGCGAGGCGGGTCGAGCATCCGGCGATTGGCAGTTGTCGGGGTGCACGCTCGTCGTGACCCTCGAGCCCTGCGTGCTGTGCGCCGGCGCCATCCTCGCCGCGCGTGTCGACCGCGTCGTCTTCGGCGCCTGGGACGAGAAGGCGGGCGCGGCGGGCAGCGTCGTCGACCTGCTGCGCGAGCGCCGCCTGCCCTACCGCGTGCGCGAGGTCGTCGCCGAGGTCGACGCGGAGGAGTCTGCGCAGCTGCTGCGCGACTTCTTCAGCGAACGCCGCCCCTAG
- a CDS encoding 30S ribosomal protein bS22: MGSVIKKRRKRMAKKKHRKLLRKTRHQRRNKK; encoded by the coding sequence ATGGGTTCCGTCATCAAGAAGCGCCGCAAGCGCATGGCCAAGAAGAAGCACCGCAAGCTGCTGCGCAAGACGCGTCACCAGCGTCGCAACAAGAAGTAG
- the proC gene encoding pyrroline-5-carboxylate reductase codes for MTEQLPSLAILGTGSMGGAILHGLRQPGMSVPSLRATTRTDASAAALRERGIEARATEHEHDANRWAVEDARLVLLGVKPAQILPLLDELAPHLHPEALVVSVAAGVTTEAMEERVAQAVVRAMPNTPALVGRGVTGVSGGSRASAADLALAATLFRTVGTVIELPEAQIDALSTISGSGPAYVFLLIEEFTRAAEELGFEEEVAALMVQQTFLGASLLLEAGDEDPAELRRRVTSPKGTTERAVAVLQDAELAEVFGRATRAALARAKELAGGG; via the coding sequence ATGACTGAGCAGCTGCCCTCCCTCGCGATTCTCGGCACCGGCTCAATGGGCGGTGCGATTCTGCACGGATTGCGCCAGCCGGGGATGAGCGTGCCGTCGCTGCGCGCCACGACCCGCACGGACGCCTCGGCGGCCGCTCTGCGCGAGCGCGGCATCGAGGCCAGGGCCACGGAGCACGAGCACGACGCGAACCGGTGGGCGGTCGAGGATGCTCGGCTCGTGCTCCTCGGCGTCAAGCCGGCGCAGATCCTGCCGCTCCTCGATGAGCTCGCTCCCCACCTGCACCCCGAGGCTCTTGTCGTGAGCGTCGCCGCGGGCGTGACGACCGAGGCGATGGAGGAGCGGGTCGCGCAGGCCGTGGTGCGGGCGATGCCCAACACCCCCGCCCTCGTGGGCCGGGGTGTGACGGGGGTGAGCGGAGGGTCGCGCGCCTCGGCGGCAGACCTCGCGCTCGCCGCGACGCTGTTCCGCACCGTGGGCACGGTCATCGAGCTGCCGGAGGCGCAGATCGACGCGCTCTCCACGATCTCCGGCTCGGGGCCCGCCTACGTCTTCCTGCTCATCGAGGAGTTCACGAGGGCGGCCGAGGAGCTCGGCTTCGAGGAGGAGGTGGCCGCCCTCATGGTGCAGCAGACCTTCCTCGGCGCGAGTCTGCTGCTCGAGGCGGGAGACGAGGACCCGGCGGAGCTGCGGCGCCGCGTCACGAGCCCGAAGGGCACGACCGAGCGCGCCGTGGCCGTGCTGCAGGATGCTGAGCTGGCCGAGGTCTTCGGCCGGGCCACCCGCGCCGCCCTCGCGCGGGCGAAGGAGCTCGCAGGCGGCGGGTAG
- a CDS encoding SOS response-associated peptidase: protein MCGRYANTKSGEELGAYFEADEVDAVAMPASWNIAPTQQVPIVVDRVPKNDPDGMPSRLVTAARWSLVPRWATELASKYPTFNARSETVTEKATFKNAVVRSRAILPADGYYEWHTVESSSGKPLKTPHWITDPVEGELAFAGLYSWWRPPAAEGAEPEPWVLTATMLTRAAHGPAASIHDRAPVMLPREAWDAWLDPTVEGDAALVDMVVAESETVLERLELHAVAPLRGDGPHLIERV from the coding sequence ATGTGCGGGCGGTACGCGAACACGAAGAGCGGTGAGGAGCTCGGCGCCTACTTCGAGGCCGACGAGGTCGACGCGGTCGCGATGCCGGCGAGCTGGAACATCGCGCCCACGCAGCAGGTGCCCATCGTCGTCGACCGGGTGCCGAAGAACGACCCGGACGGGATGCCCTCGCGCCTCGTCACGGCGGCGCGCTGGTCGCTCGTGCCGCGGTGGGCGACCGAGCTCGCCTCGAAGTATCCGACGTTCAACGCGCGCAGCGAGACCGTCACCGAGAAGGCCACCTTCAAGAACGCCGTCGTGCGCTCGCGTGCGATCCTGCCCGCCGACGGCTACTACGAGTGGCACACCGTCGAGAGCTCGAGCGGCAAGCCGCTCAAGACCCCGCATTGGATCACCGATCCGGTGGAGGGGGAGCTCGCCTTCGCCGGGCTGTACTCGTGGTGGCGGCCGCCCGCCGCCGAGGGTGCCGAGCCGGAGCCGTGGGTGCTGACCGCGACGATGCTCACGCGCGCAGCCCACGGGCCGGCGGCGAGCATCCACGATCGAGCGCCCGTCATGCTGCCGCGTGAGGCGTGGGACGCCTGGCTCGACCCGACCGTCGAGGGCGATGCCGCCCTCGTCGACATGGTCGTCGCCGAGAGCGAGACGGTGCTCGAGAGGCTCGAGCTGCACGCGGTCGCACCGCTGCGCGGCGACGGGCCGCACCTCATCGAACGGGTGTAG
- the upp gene encoding uracil phosphoribosyltransferase, producing MRVHVADHPLITHKLTVLRDASTPSPTFRALTAELVTLLAYEATRGVRTHEVQITTPVTTTTGLAISEPRPLIVPILRAGLGMLDGMTTLVPTAEVGFLGMVRNEETLEPSVYAERLPDDLANRQCFVLDPMLATGGSLLSAIEYLFDRGAVDVTAVCLLGAPEGLAMIDKATEGRNVTIVLGALDERLNEHGYIVPGLGDAGDRLYGTVA from the coding sequence ATGCGAGTGCACGTAGCCGACCACCCACTCATCACCCACAAGCTCACGGTTCTGCGCGACGCCTCGACGCCGTCGCCCACCTTCCGCGCGCTCACGGCCGAGCTCGTCACGCTGCTCGCCTATGAGGCGACGCGCGGAGTGCGCACGCACGAGGTGCAGATCACGACGCCCGTGACCACCACCACGGGCCTCGCCATCAGCGAGCCCCGCCCGCTCATCGTGCCCATCCTGCGCGCGGGCCTCGGCATGCTCGACGGCATGACGACGCTCGTACCGACGGCCGAGGTGGGCTTTCTCGGCATGGTGCGCAACGAGGAGACCCTCGAGCCGAGCGTGTACGCCGAGCGCCTGCCCGACGACCTCGCGAACCGGCAGTGCTTCGTGCTCGACCCCATGCTCGCGACCGGCGGCTCGCTGCTCTCCGCCATCGAGTACCTCTTCGACCGCGGCGCCGTCGACGTCACGGCCGTCTGCCTCCTCGGAGCACCTGAAGGTCTCGCGATGATCGATAAGGCCACCGAGGGCCGCAACGTCACGATCGTGCTCGGCGCGCTCGACGAGCGCCTCAACGAGCACGGGTACATCGTGCCGGGCCTCGGCGACGCGGGCGACCGCCTCTACGGCACGGTCGCGTAG
- a CDS encoding Fpg/Nei family DNA glycosylase: MPEGDTVHRAARRLAEALEGRAVLSSDVRVPQHATVDLSGEVVDAVVARGKHLIMRIGPSVVHSHLKMEGSWHVYRPGTRWRRPAFEARIVLDVASGGGDAHPWQAVGFALGELDIAPRDREEELVGHLGPDPLGDDWNREEALRRLTADPTRPLGLALLDQRIIAGLGNDYRNETLFLRGILPERTVGEVDAAAALDLAVRLIRANRDRVERTTTGDTRRGRRLWVAHRDREPCRRCGTPVQRGTLGDDALTERITWFCPQCQH; the protein is encoded by the coding sequence ATGCCGGAGGGAGACACCGTTCATCGCGCCGCGCGTCGGCTGGCCGAGGCGCTCGAGGGTCGTGCGGTGCTCAGCAGCGACGTGCGCGTGCCCCAGCACGCGACCGTCGATCTGAGCGGCGAGGTCGTCGACGCTGTCGTCGCGCGGGGCAAGCACCTGATCATGCGCATCGGGCCGAGCGTCGTGCACTCGCATCTCAAGATGGAGGGCTCGTGGCACGTCTACCGCCCGGGCACGCGGTGGCGCCGCCCCGCCTTCGAGGCGCGCATCGTGCTCGACGTGGCCTCCGGAGGCGGGGATGCTCACCCCTGGCAGGCCGTCGGTTTCGCGCTGGGCGAGCTCGACATCGCGCCGCGTGACCGCGAGGAGGAGCTCGTCGGCCACCTCGGGCCCGACCCGCTCGGCGACGACTGGAACCGGGAGGAGGCGCTGCGCCGCCTGACCGCCGACCCGACTCGGCCCCTCGGTCTCGCCCTGCTCGACCAGCGCATCATCGCCGGCCTCGGCAACGACTACCGCAACGAGACGCTCTTCCTGCGCGGCATCCTCCCCGAGCGCACCGTGGGCGAGGTGGATGCTGCTGCCGCGCTCGATCTGGCGGTGCGCCTCATCCGCGCCAACCGCGACCGAGTCGAACGCACGACGACGGGCGACACGCGTCGAGGGCGCCGACTGTGGGTCGCGCACCGCGACCGCGAACCCTGCCGGCGATGCGGAACCCCCGTGCAGCGGGGAACCCTCGGCGACGACGCCCTCACCGAGCGCATCACGTGGTTCTGCCCGCAGTGCCAGCACTGA
- a CDS encoding thermonuclease family protein, with amino-acid sequence MLSPVSLGATLTVAGLLLGLASCGGEAPSIGDDARATSTGTVLSITDGDTLRLALDGEELAVRLIGIDTPEVHPEVECFGPEAEALLADLAPVGAVLRVEYDLDPRDPYDRELLYLYTEDGTFVNLELVARGAAEAVLFEPNDRYWDELRAAEREARDARLGLWAQC; translated from the coding sequence ATGCTCTCGCCCGTCTCCCTTGGAGCGACACTCACGGTCGCGGGGCTCCTGCTCGGGCTCGCCTCGTGCGGCGGCGAGGCTCCGTCGATCGGTGACGACGCACGTGCGACGTCGACGGGCACCGTCCTCTCGATCACCGACGGTGACACTCTGCGCCTCGCACTTGATGGCGAGGAGCTCGCCGTGCGCCTCATCGGCATCGACACCCCCGAGGTGCACCCCGAGGTCGAGTGCTTCGGGCCGGAGGCGGAGGCACTCCTCGCCGACCTCGCACCCGTCGGCGCAGTGCTGCGCGTGGAATACGACCTCGACCCGCGCGACCCCTACGACCGCGAGCTGCTGTACCTCTACACCGAGGACGGCACGTTCGTGAACCTCGAGCTCGTCGCGCGCGGCGCCGCTGAGGCCGTCCTCTTCGAGCCCAACGATCGCTACTGGGACGAGTTGCGCGCGGCCGAACGAGAGGCGCGGGATGCCCGGCTCGGGCTCTGGGCGCAGTGCTGA
- a CDS encoding potassium channel family protein has product MVERIRHDAPVLVIGLGRFGAATAGQLQRLGREVLAVDEDANLVQKWSERVTHTVQADARSLDALRQIGAEEFSIAVVATGSSIESSVLITANLVDLKVPQIWAKAISQSHGKILARIGANHVIYPEAEAGERVAHLVSGRMIDFIEFDDDFVLVKMYPPKPIRGVSLTESQVRSKYKITVVGVKSPGKPFTYATEQTVVSNHDLIIVSGTESDIDRFASLDH; this is encoded by the coding sequence TTGGTTGAGAGAATCCGGCACGACGCCCCCGTCCTCGTGATCGGGCTCGGCCGCTTCGGGGCGGCCACGGCCGGCCAGCTGCAGCGGCTCGGCCGCGAAGTGCTCGCGGTGGACGAAGACGCGAACCTCGTGCAGAAGTGGTCGGAGCGCGTCACCCACACGGTGCAGGCCGACGCCCGGTCACTGGATGCTCTGCGCCAGATCGGCGCGGAGGAGTTCTCCATCGCCGTCGTCGCGACGGGCTCGTCGATCGAGTCGAGCGTGCTCATCACGGCGAACCTCGTGGACCTCAAGGTGCCGCAGATCTGGGCGAAAGCCATCAGCCAATCGCACGGCAAGATCCTCGCCCGCATCGGCGCCAACCACGTCATCTACCCCGAGGCGGAGGCGGGCGAGAGGGTCGCCCACCTGGTCTCGGGCCGCATGATCGACTTCATCGAGTTCGACGACGACTTCGTGCTCGTCAAGATGTACCCGCCCAAGCCGATCCGCGGGGTCTCGCTCACCGAGTCCCAGGTGCGCTCGAAGTACAAGATCACCGTCGTCGGGGTCAAGAGCCCCGGCAAGCCGTTCACCTACGCGACCGAGCAGACGGTCGTGTCGAACCACGACCTCATCATCGTCTCGGGCACCGAGAGCGACATCGACCGCTTCGCCTCGCTCGACCACTAG
- a CDS encoding glutaredoxin family protein: MPATTVTLLAKPGCHLCDVARDIIEDALLDFPQVELVEHSILDDPELFERHRNDIPVVLVDDVVHTIHRVDSTRLRAALAAEAP, encoded by the coding sequence GTGCCCGCGACGACCGTCACCCTGCTCGCCAAGCCCGGCTGTCACCTGTGCGATGTGGCGCGCGACATCATCGAGGATGCCCTGCTCGACTTCCCGCAGGTCGAGCTCGTCGAGCACTCGATCCTCGATGATCCCGAACTCTTCGAGCGGCACCGCAACGACATTCCCGTGGTGCTCGTCGACGACGTCGTCCACACCATCCACCGCGTCGACTCGACCCGGTTGCGCGCGGCGCTCGCCGCGGAGGCGCCCTGA
- a CDS encoding metal ABC transporter permease, which produces MSLLDLLLEPFGFEFMVRAMAATTIAAVVCAVLSCWLVLIGWSLMGDAVAHSVLPGVVLAYLVGAPFALGALVFGLLAVLLIGLVRDHSRVKEDAAIGIVFTSLFALGLVLISVVPSQIDLGHIVFGNVLGVSAGDLWQIGILGAVALTLLIVKRRDLTLYAFDADHAHSIGISPRALSALLLGLLALTAVVSLQIVGVVLVVALLIIPGATAHLLTDRMGRMLVLAPVLAASCSIIGVYASYYLDVAPGGAVVLANAALFALAYLLAPHRGVLWRLRSLRRRATATA; this is translated from the coding sequence GTGAGCCTCCTCGACCTGCTCCTGGAGCCCTTCGGCTTCGAGTTCATGGTGCGCGCGATGGCCGCCACGACGATCGCGGCCGTCGTGTGCGCGGTGCTCAGCTGCTGGCTCGTGCTCATCGGCTGGTCGCTCATGGGCGACGCCGTGGCGCACTCGGTGCTGCCCGGCGTCGTGCTCGCCTACCTGGTCGGCGCGCCCTTCGCGCTGGGGGCGTTGGTCTTCGGGCTCCTCGCCGTGCTGCTCATCGGCCTCGTGCGCGACCACAGCCGCGTCAAGGAGGACGCCGCGATCGGCATCGTCTTCACGAGCCTCTTCGCCCTCGGCCTCGTGCTCATCTCCGTCGTGCCCAGTCAGATCGACCTCGGCCACATCGTCTTCGGCAACGTGCTGGGCGTGTCAGCCGGCGACCTCTGGCAGATCGGCATTCTCGGCGCGGTCGCGCTCACCCTGCTCATCGTCAAGCGGCGCGACCTGACGCTCTACGCCTTCGACGCCGACCACGCCCACTCGATCGGCATCTCCCCGCGCGCCCTCTCCGCGCTCCTGCTGGGCCTGCTCGCCCTCACCGCTGTCGTGAGCCTGCAGATCGTCGGCGTCGTGCTCGTCGTCGCCCTCCTCATCATCCCCGGGGCGACGGCGCACCTGCTCACCGACCGCATGGGCCGGATGCTCGTGCTCGCGCCCGTGCTCGCCGCGAGCTGCTCGATCATCGGCGTGTACGCGAGCTACTACCTCGACGTCGCCCCCGGAGGGGCCGTCGTGCTCGCCAACGCGGCGCTCTTCGCGCTCGCCTACCTGCTCGCCCCGCACCGCGGTGTGCTGTGGCGGCTGCGGTCTCTCCGGCGGCGCGCCACCGCTACCGCTTAG